In one window of Camelina sativa cultivar DH55 chromosome 15, Cs, whole genome shotgun sequence DNA:
- the LOC104745673 gene encoding scarecrow-like protein 29, protein MSLDETEPPNQTLDHILSWLEDSMSLSPLPGFDDSYLLHEFDGSQTWEWDQTQDPEHGFIQSYSQDLSAYVGCEAINLEVVTEAPFIYLDPPPELQQPNDQSRKRSSEKLIEAQHVKRSARSKKKSNKSSEKSCKDGNKEERWAEQLLNPCALAITSRNSSRVQHYLCVLSELASSSGDANRRLADFGLRALQHHLSSSSLPSSSSPVVTFASAEVKMFQKTLLKFYEVSPWFALPNNMANSAILQILAQEPIDKKDLHILDIGVSHGMQWPTLLEALSCRSEGPPPHVRISVVSDLTADIPFSIGPPAYSYDSQLLGFARSLKINLQISVIDKFQLIDTSPHETLIICAQFRLHHLKYSIPEERSEAVRALRSLRPKGVILCENNGEGSTNGDFAAGFSRKLEYMWKFLDSTSSGFKEENSEERKLIEGEATKVLMNAGEMDEGKDKWYERMREAGFAAQAFGEDAIDGAKSLLRKYDKNWEIRMEDGDTFAGLTWKGEAVSFCSLWK, encoded by the coding sequence ATGTCGTTAGACGAAACAGAACCACCAAACCAGACTCTAGATCATATCCTAAGCTGGCTCGAGGATTCTATGTCCTTATCCCCATTACCAGGATTCGATGATTCTTATTTGCTCCACGAGTTTGATGGGTCTCAAACGTGGGAATGGGATCAGACTCAAGACCCGGAACATGGTTTCATTCAAAGCTATAGTCAAGATCTTAGTGCATATGTGGGTTGTGAAGCAATTAACCTGGAAGTTGTAACAGAAGCCCCATTCATTTATTTGGATCCTCCGCCTGAACTTCAGCAACCAAACGATCAATCCAGGAAAAGGAGCAGTGAAAAGCTTATCGAGGCCCAACACGTGAAAAGATCAGCAAGGagcaagaaaaaatcaaacaagtctAGTGAGAAGAGCTGCAAAGATGGTAACAAGGAAGAGAGATGGGCAGAGCAACTACTTAACCCTTGTGCCTTGGCTATTACGTCAAGGAACTCATCAAGGGTTCAACACTACCTTTGTGTTCTCTCTgaacttgcttcttcttctggcgATGCTAATCGTCGGCTTGCAGATTTTGGTCTTCGCGCTCTGCAACATCATCTTTCATCATCCTCTTTGCCATCATCCTCGTCGCCCGTTGTTACGTTTGCTTCAGCAGAAGTGAAGATGTTTCAGAAGACTTTGCTTAAGTTTTATGAGGTAAGCCCTTGGTTTGCTTTGCCTAATAACATGGCAAACTCAGCAATCCTGCAAATTCTAGCACAAGAGCCCATAGATAAAAAGGATCTGCATATTCTTGATATCGGTGTCTCTCACGGTATGCAATGGCCCACTTTGTTGGAGGCTTTGAGCTGCAGATCAGAAGGACCTCCTCCTCATGTTCGAATAAGTGTTGTGTCTGATCTTACCGCAGACATACCTTTCTCTATTGGTCCACCCGCTTACAGTTATGATTCTCAACTCCTTGGCTTTGCTCGGTCTCTCAAGATCAACCTGCAGATTAGTGTAATTGACAAGTTCCAACTCATTGATACCTCACCTCACGAGACCTTGATCATCTGTGCTCAGTTTAGGCTGCATCACCTGAAGTATAGCATCCCTGAAGAGAGAAGCGAGGCTGTGAGGGCACTGAGAAGTTTAAGACCAAAAGGAGTGATCCTTTGTGAGAACAATGGAGAAGGCAGTACCAATGGGGACTTTGCAGCAGGGTTCTCCAGGAAACTTGAGTATATGTGGAAGTTTCTAGATTCAACAAGCTCAGGATTCAAAGAAGAGAATAGCGAAGAGAGGAAGCTAATCGAAGGAGAGGCAACAAAGGTGTTGATGAATGCAGGAGAGATGGATGAAGGAAAAGATAAATGGTATGAGAGGATGAGAGAAGCTGGTTTTGCTGCACAAGCATTTGGTGAAGATGCAATTGATGGAGCCAAATCTTTACTGAGAAAATATGACAAAAATTGGGAAATAAGAATGGAAGATGGAGACACCTTTGCCGGGTTAACATGGAAAGGAGAGGCAGTTTCCTTTTGTTCATTGTGGAAGTAG
- the LOC104745672 gene encoding nuclear transcription factor Y subunit A-6-like, translating into MQEFRSFPCPATSWDNSVFTNSKLQGSSSVTDNSSLSLTMDMMSTHFPRMKQTGFQLQDHDSSSTQSTGGESYSEVASLSEPNTRYGRHNIVTHLSGYKENPENRITSHSKSILSKVSQHSVVLPIEAASWPLHSTETPHFNDFLSFPYASQHTMQYPQIGGLVPSRMLLPHNIPENEPIYVNAKQYQAILRRRQHRAKLEAQNKLIKVRKPYLHESRHRHALKRARGSGGRFLNTKKLQESKSPPFSGSPHVFKNSTGKFWQQDIARGGVGSSGSATSCSDITGNNNDMFQQIGLSGYPSNHHVSVLM; encoded by the exons ATGCAAGAGTTTCGTTCATTCCCTTGTCCTGCTACTTCTTGGGATAACTCTGTCTTCACTAACTCAAAACTCCAAGGATCTTCTTCCGTGACTGACAACAGCTCTTTAAGCTTGACGATGGATATGATGTCTACCCATTTCCCACGGATGAAACAAACTGGTTTTCAGTTACAGGACCATGATTCTTCCTCTACTCAGTCCACTGGAGGAGAGTCATATAGTGAAGTTGCAAGTTTAAGCGAACCTAATACTCGTTATGGCCGCCACAACATTGTTACCCATCTCTCTG GTTACAAAGAAAACCCGGAGAATCGTATTACAAGTCATTCCAAGTCAATCTTGTCGAAGGTTTCACAACATTCAGTGGTTCTTCCTATTGAG GCGGCTTCTTGGCCTTTACACAGCACTGAAACGCCACATTTCAATGATTTCTTGTCTTTTCCGTATGCATCACAGCACACG ATGCAGTATCCTCAAATTGGAGGGTTGGTTCCTTCTAGAATGCTTTTGCCTCACAACATTCCAGAGAACGAACCAATTTACGTCAATGCCAAACAGTACCAAGCAATTTTACGTCGTAGACAACACCGTGCAAAGCTCGAAGCTCAGAACAAGCTCATCAAAGTCCGGAAA CCATACCTTCACGAGTCACGCCACCGTCATGCATTAAAGAGAGCAAGAGGCTCTGGTGGGCGTTTCCTTAACACAAAGAAGCTTCAAGAATCAAAATCTCCTCCATTCTCGGGCTCACCGCATGTCTTCAAGAACTCTACGGGAAAGTTCTGGCAACAGGACATTGCAAGGGGTGGGGTCGGGTCTAGTGGCTCGGCAACATCTTGCTCGGACATAACTGGGAACAACAACGACATGTTCCAACAAATCGGGCTCTCAGGTTATCCATCAAACCACCATGTCTCAGTTCTCATGTGA